GAGGGGCAAATGGGGAGTGAGGGGCGTCGTGGTGGGCATCGCCAGCGCAAGGGGGGGGCGGTGTTGCCCTTGGTGCAGGGGCAGTCGTAACGGGGGCCGAGTGGCCAATCGGGAGCGTCGACGTTGGGGGCTGCTCAGCCCCCCTTACGGCACCACCTTCTTGCCAAAACGATTGGAGGTCATGCTGGTGGTGCGACCGCCGTTGCGCTCCCGCCAGAGGCGGTGTTTGTTCATGATCTCGACCACCTCTTTAGGATCGTCGGTCACGTTGATGAGGTTGCAATCCTCTTTGGCGATCATCCCCATCGGCACCAGCACGTCGTCCATCCACTTGAGCAGTCCGCTCCAATACTCCGAACCGAACAGCACCAGTGGCATGGGCTCAACCTTCATGGTCTGCATCAAGGTGAGCGCCTCGAAAAACTCGTCCAGGGTGCCGAAACCACCCGGCATACAGACATAGCCCATCGAGTACTTCACGAACATCACCTTGCGGGCGAAGAAGTAGCGGAATTCCAAGGAGAGGTTTTGGTACTTGTTGGGGTTTTGTTCGTGGGGCAACTCGATGTTCAGCCCCACCGACATCGCCTCGTTTTTGATGGCGCCGCGGTTGCCCGCTTCCATGATGCCGCCGCCGCCACCGGTGATGATGGCAAAGCCGTTTTTCGAAAGCAGGTCGGCAACCTGCACCGCTTTTTTGTAGTACTTGTCGCTCGGTTTGGTCCGAGCCGAACCAAAGATCGAAACGGCGTAACCGATGTCGGACAGCTCCTCGAACCCCTCAACGAACTCCCCCATGATGCGAAAGATCCGCCAAGACTCGCTGCCGCGAAAATCATCGACCATGGGACTGACCTCTAGATTTGCCGTAGGTGAAGGTAAAAAGCTTGGTTGCTGGGCTATCCCCCAAGCATGGATGAACCGCCCCCTCCCCTTCAAATCCTTTTGCCGCCAGCAAACGACCGTTGAAGGGGGATTCCCATGACCCGACGCATCCTGCACATCGACATGGATGCCTTTTACGCCTCCGTGGAGCTGCTGCGCCGCCCCGACCTCAAGGGCAAGCCGGTGGTCATCGGCGGCCCCGGTGGGGCGACGGCGCGGGGGGTGGTTTCGACCGCCACCTACGAGGCACGCGAGTTTGGCATCCACTCGGGCATGGCGCTGAAGACGGCGCACCGCCTTTGTCCGCAAGCGGTCTTCCTCCCCACCGATTTTGTCGCCTACCGGGCCGCCTCCACCCTGATCGGCGAGGTTTTGCAGGGGTACAGCGATCTGATTCAACCGCTGGGGCTCGACGAGGCCTTCCTCGACATCAGTCACGACCCGACCCCCTCCGACCTGCTGGGGGGCAAGCTCAAACGGCAGGTGTTCGAGTCGACCGGCCTGACCGGCTCGGTGGGAATCGCCCCCAACAAACTGTTGGCCAAGATTGGATCCGACCTCGAAAAACCGGATGGGCTGACGATCTTGAGCCTGGAGGATGTCCCCCAACGCATTTGGCCCTTGGCGGTACGCAAACTCTGGGGGGTGGGACCGCGCACCGCCGAGATCCTGCACACCATGGGGATCAATACCATCGGCGATCTGGCGGCCCGTCCGGTTGATGTTCTGGTCGACCGCTTCGGCCCCAGCCACGGCCACTACCTGAGCCGCGCCGCCCATGGGTTGGACGACACCGAACTGAGCACCGACCGGGAGCCCAGGTCGATCAGCCGGGAGACCACCTTCGACAGCGATGTTGGGGATTGGCAAACCCTGGCAAGTGCCCTGGCCGAGCAATGCCGGGATGTGGTGGCACGGATGCAGCGCAAGGGGTACCGCTGCCGTTCGGTGGGGATCAAACTTCGGCTGGCCGACTTTTCGACCTTCACCCGAGCCGTGACCCTGCACACCCCGAGCGAAGATCTAGAGACGATCCGCAAGAGCGCCTTCGCCTGCCTCAAGCGGGCGCCGCTGACCCAAAAGGTGCGACTGGTCGGAATGCGGGTCGCCGCCCTGATGCCCCGCGATGCCGTCCACCACCTGCGTGCCGCTCCGGTTTTGCCTGGTTTTGAATCCTTCGCCCCGTGACCTTTGTCGAGCGTTCCCACCATGACCCCTCTCCCATCCGCGACCCCTTCCCCCATCCGCGCCGTTTTGTTCGACTACGGCGGAGTGATCGCCGAAGAGGGATTCCGGGCTGGACTTTTTGCTCTGGCGGGCCGACAGGGTTTGGACCCCATGACCCTGCTGCTGGCTGGCGCCGATGCGGTTTATTCCAGCGGATTTGTGCTGGGGCAGGCCGATGAACGCAAATTCTGGGCGCAGCTACGGGAAGAAACCGGCTTGCAGGGGAGTGACGAGGCGCTGACCGGGGAGATTCTCCCCCGCTTTACCCTGCGTCCGGCCATGCTCGACCTGGTGGCACAGCTAAAGGATCGGGGTTTGCTGGTGGGGATTTTGAGCGACCAAACCGACTGGCTTGAACGTCTTGAAGTCCGCGATCGCTTCTTTCACCACTTCGACCGGGTGTTCAACTCGTGGCACTGGGGCAAGGGCAAACGGGATGTCACCTTCTTCACCGAGGTCGCAGCCGACCTGGGTTTGGCGCCCGGTCAGATCCTCTTTATCGACGATCTGCCAGGGAATGTGGCGCGGGCGCAGCAGGCGGGGATGCGGGCGATCCTCTACCCCGAGGAGGGGGGGATCGCGGGGTTGGTCGAGGCGGGGCTAAGGGGGTGAGGTTTCCCTAAAACCCCCACCGCACATACCCGTACGGCCCCCGGAATTCGGTACGAAAGTCCCCCAGCATGGCGTAGGTCCCCGAGGCGCCGAAGGTCGCTTCGAAACGCTGGTAGCGATAGCCCCAGCCCAGCTTGAGGATGTTCCTCCCCCCGAAGCGCCAGGTCTCATCGGCGCCGAATTCCGCCTCTAAGTGCCAGGCAGTGCCCCTATCCATCAGGCTTTCGCCCGCACCGATGAAGCCCCCGGTGCGCAAGGTGGCGGTGGTCTGGTCGAGGAAGGCGCCGGTGGGTTGAACGAGGCCGTACCCCGCCTTGACCCGGTAGCTCAGGTGCACCCCCTCGGTGTCACGGATGGGGGGCGGCTCGCTCTGGAAGAGGGCCTGAATGAAATGGCCCCGATAGGCCATCTCTTGGAACCCGGCGATCACGGCGGTGTTGGGGCTGGCGGTGTTCACAACGTAGAGGTCCTGGGGAATGGCGTAGCCGACGTAGCGGTAACCGAGCCCCCAGCGCCCGGCGTAGATCAGGTTGGCCTCCTGATCGTTATAGATCGACTCGAAGGTGCCAGTGCCGGTCAGGCCGGCGTTGTTGGCCCCGATGATGACCCCCGAAAAACTCCCCTGGGTGCGGCGGTATTGAAATTCGAGATTGGGGAGCAGATCGACCACATCGATGGCCATTTTGAGGTACGTCACCGCCTTGGCCCCGTCACTCCCCCCCTGAGCCTGCTGCACGTAGTCGATCCCGGTGCGCAGCCACTTCCAGCCGAACTTGGCCCGTCCCTCGTAAGCGGGGGCGTCGGCGATGGCGTAGTCGACCTTGATGGCATTGGTGCCGAAACGGTTGGCCGCCAAACTCGACTGCTTCCAGTCGGCCCACCACGCCACCGCCTCGACATCAGCCCACAGCCCCGGCGCCGATTGAAATTCACGCACCACCTCGCGGCCGACATCGGCAGCGGTGAGGTCGGAGGAGTCGGCATAGGTCAACCCTGCGCCCAACACCCCCACCCCCATGGCCATCCACCTTCCCCAACAAGGGCTATATGCAAACAACACGTTCCCCCCCCAGCCCTTTAATTGAGCGTCAATTTTCCGCCCACCACCATCTGCGAATCGACCTTCAGGGTCAGATTGCCTCCATTCCAGGTATAGGTGTTGTATAGGGGATCGCCATCCAGGACGACCTCGGTCCAAGGGCCACCGCTGACGACGGCTGCATCGCTGACATCACCCCGAATCCAGAAGGTATGACGGTCGCTGTCCATCATCTGCCGCATACGGGTGGCATTGATGACGATGGTTTCGTTCGAGTTGATGCCGGTCGGCTCGCCGACCTTCCTCAGGTTGATCATCTCAAACCCGGTGAAGGTATTGGGCAACTTGTTGGCAGCCGTGAAATCGACCGTGCCGGTGCCGTAATAGAACTCCAGGCTGTCGAGACCACGACCGCCCACATATTTGCCGGTGGGCACCCCTGCCGCGTAGAAGGCCACGGTGTCGATGGATCCGGCATTGATCAGAATTTTGTCGTCCCCCTGACCGCCGAAGATGAAGTCGGGCGCGGTCACCACATTGCCGGTGTCATTGCCTTGCAGCAGGTAGTAGTAGGCCGAACCGGAAATACCACCGCTGTTGCCGTCGTTGCCGCTGGTTCCGTAATAGTTGCGGATGCCGCTGAAGTCGTTGCCGTAGATCAGGTAAGCCCGGCCCACGGTGCTATTCCCAAGCGCATATCCTCTGGCCCCCAACAACAGATCGGCAAAGCCATCTCCGTTCCAATCGGTCCCACCCACGATTGCAGAGCCGAGATCCTCGTCGGGGAAGGTTCCTTGAACGGTGAAGCCTTGGCTCGGGGTGATTTGGGTGACGTCCAACGTCGCCCCGGCGACGCTGCCGCCATAGAGCATCGAGACCTGATCCAAGCCGGTTGTGTAGAGGGAAGAGCCCATTGCGATGTCGTCCCTGCCATCGCCATTGATATCGCCCACCATGGCCACCTTATCGCCAAGAGTCATTGCGGCGCCGTTGAGGGTGGATCCCAGAATCGTAAAGCCGTTGGTTCCATCCAAGGGGGTT
This Proteobacteria bacterium CG1_02_64_396 DNA region includes the following protein-coding sequences:
- a CDS encoding Rossman fold protein, TIGR00730 family, yielding MVDDFRGSESWRIFRIMGEFVEGFEELSDIGYAVSIFGSARTKPSDKYYKKAVQVADLLSKNGFAIITGGGGGIMEAGNRGAIKNEAMSVGLNIELPHEQNPNKYQNLSLEFRYFFARKVMFVKYSMGYVCMPGGFGTLDEFFEALTLMQTMKVEPMPLVLFGSEYWSGLLKWMDDVLVPMGMIAKEDCNLINVTDDPKEVVEIMNKHRLWRERNGGRTTSMTSNRFGKKVVP